The window CCCAGAATTTGCGTGAACTGGTCCGCATTCGCAAAGCCGAATTCAAAGCCTTTCAGGACCTGCCCGCCCTGCCCCGCCGTTTCCGGGCTGCAGGCAGCGTGTACCGCCAGAGCATCCAGCAGCAAAGCAGCGCTGGGCTGTCTGGTACAGAGCGTCAGGGCATTCCGTGCTCTCCGGGCGTGGTGCGGGGCACCGTCAAGGTGGTTCGGGACCCCCGAACCGTGCAGCTTTCTGAGCCCACCATTCTGGTTGCAGAGCGCACCGATCCCGGCTGGATCATCGTTTTGCCTCTGGCCAGAGCCCTGATTGTGGAACGTGGCAGCCTGCTGTCCCACTCTGCGATTGTCTCTCGGGAACTGGGAATTCCGGGCATCGTGTCGGTACCAGAGGTCACCCACTGGCTTCAGGATGGGGATGAGGTGGAACTGGACGGTTCCACGGGCATCGTGCGCCTGATCCAGAAGGCCTCCCATGCCCACCCCCTTCAGGAGCAACCATGAGCCACATTGCCTCAAAAGCCCGTTTTGATTTCATCCGGTATGCACAGGTCTGGGAAGATGCCGATGTGCTGCTGGAAGCCCTGAAACCCCTGTCTGGAGGCCGTTTTGTTTCGGTGTGTTCGGCCGGAGACAACGCCCTGTCCCTGCTCACCCTGAACCCCGAGAAAGTGGTGGCTCTGGACCTCAGCGAAGTGCAGACCTTCTGTCTGGATTTCCGCATCGCAGCCCTGAAAACCCTGTCTTACGACCAGTTGCTGGAAATCATGGGGTCGGTCCCTTCGGAGCGCCGTCTGGGGCTCTACACCAAAATGCGCAAAGCCCTGTCGCCCCGCTCAAGGACCTTCTGGGATTTGCAGGAGCACATTTTGCGGGCCGGGGTGGGCTCTGGAGGCAAATTCGAAAAATACTTTGCCACCTTCCGCAAACTCTTGCTGCCAATGCTGCTCTCTGGCTACGACATCCGGCAACTCTTGAGTCCCAAAAACCGCAAAGGCCGCGAAGTCTTTTATGAAACCCGTTTCCTGAACTGGCGCTTCAAAGCCCTGATGCGCTTTTTCTTCTCCAAGACCGTGATGGGCAAACTGGGCCGCGACCCCGAGTTCTTCGCTTTTGCAGAAGGAAGCCTCAGTGACAACGTGATGCAGCGCACGCGGCACGCTCTGGTGGAACTGGACCCCTCAGAAAACCCTTACCTGCACTGGATTTTGCTGGGTCGCCACGACCAGACCCTCCCCTTCTGGTTGCGCAAAGAGAACTGGGAGGTGATCCGGGACCGTCTGGACCGCCTGCACTTTGAAGTGTGCAGCCTTGAGACCTTCGTGCAGCGCGAAGAAGGGCTGTGGGACGGCTTCAACCTCAGCGATGTCTTTGAATACATGCCTCAGGAAACCAGCGACCGCCTGCTTTCCGATCTGGCAGCGCACACCCGCTCTGGAGGCCGACTGGTCTACTGGAACATGATGGTCCCCAGAGACGGCAGCAACCTGCCCCACCTGCTGAAACCCCTCCCAGAGCTTTCCGAAGCCTTACACGCACAGGACAAAGCCTTCTTCTATTCGCGTTTTGTGGTGGAGGAGCGTGTCTAACGTCCCACTGGTCCTGCTGATGCTGGTGGGGTGCATGCTGCTGCTCAAATTCTGGCAGGGGCGGTTCAAACCCCATCCAGAACTCGCCCGCAAAATGATGCACATCGCCACTGGACTGGTGGCCCTGACGTTTCCTTTCCTGCTGCAAGACAAAATGGCGGTGTGGTTGGCCTGTTCTCTGGCCATCTTCATGCTGTTGCTGCAAAAATACTTCAAGCCCCTCAAGAGTCTGGGCAGTGTCCTGAACAGCGTTGAGCGGGTGTCACTGGGCGACATCTATTTCCTGATCAGCATCGGTCTGATTTACCACCTGACCCCAGAGCCGATCTATTTCACCATTCCGATTCTGGTCCTGACCCTCGCAGACGCTCTGGCCGCCCTGATTGGCGTCAGGTACGGACAGACCAAGTATTTTGTTTCACAGGACCAGAAAAGCCTCGAAGGCAGCGCTGCGTTTTTCATGGTGGCCTTCCTGAGCACCCACATTCCGCTGTTGCTCTCGGGGATCACTGGACGG of the Deinococcus misasensis DSM 22328 genome contains:
- a CDS encoding DUF3419 family protein; amino-acid sequence: MSHIASKARFDFIRYAQVWEDADVLLEALKPLSGGRFVSVCSAGDNALSLLTLNPEKVVALDLSEVQTFCLDFRIAALKTLSYDQLLEIMGSVPSERRLGLYTKMRKALSPRSRTFWDLQEHILRAGVGSGGKFEKYFATFRKLLLPMLLSGYDIRQLLSPKNRKGREVFYETRFLNWRFKALMRFFFSKTVMGKLGRDPEFFAFAEGSLSDNVMQRTRHALVELDPSENPYLHWILLGRHDQTLPFWLRKENWEVIRDRLDRLHFEVCSLETFVQREEGLWDGFNLSDVFEYMPQETSDRLLSDLAAHTRSGGRLVYWNMMVPRDGSNLPHLLKPLPELSEALHAQDKAFFYSRFVVEERV